From the Candidatus Pelagibacter sp. IMCC9063 genome, the window ATCCAGCTAAGTCTTTATACAAACCAAAAGAGCAGTGGAAACCTATGACTACTGGACAGCTTGATATTTCGGCTTTCCCTTTAGCATACGCTGCTAAATTTCACCCAGAATTTGATATTACTTTGATGCCTGGAATTGTGAAAAATCATAAACATGCATTAGCAATTAACAAGTCTCCATTTATGGATACTATCAGAAAAATTATGGATGACGCAGGCGTTATCGTTTTATCTGATGCTTGGTTAGCTGGTGGATTTGTTTCTAAAAAAAATTGCATCACAGATCCTAGTACAGTTAAAGGACAAGTATTTAGAGCTGCAGGAAAAGCATTTAATCAAATGTTAGAAGCTGCAGGAGCTGGTATTCAAGGAATGCCTTCTTCAGCTATTTACAACGGTCTTCAAACTGGAGTATTGGATGGAGCAAACACTAGTTCTGGAAGTTTTGTATCATACAGAATTTACGAACAAGTTAAGTGTGCTACACCTCCAGGAAAATACGGATTGTGGTTTATGTATGAGCCAATTCTAATGTCTAAACAATCTTTCAATTCATTGAATGCAAAACAACAGAAAGCATTAATGAAAGCTGGAAAGAAAGCTGAAAAATTTATGACAAAATCAGCTGCTAAATTAGACTCAGATATGGAAAAAGCTTACAAGAGTGCAGGTGTTAAACTAGCTTACATGACTAAAGCAGATCATGCAGCTTGGGTAGCATTAGCAAAAAAATCTTCGTTTGCTAAATTTGTAGAAAAAGTACCGACTGGACAAAAGTTAATTGACCAGGCTTTAGCGGTAAAATAAATAATTGAAATTAATACCCCTGCCTTGTAAGAGGCAGGGGTATTTTTTTATATGATCGATAAATATTTAGAAATCACAAAAAAGATTGCTACTGCTTGTGGTGTGTTTGCTGCGGCAAGCATCATGCTATCTATTGTTATTGTTACAGAGTTAGTATTTGAAAGATATATATTTGGAAATGCTATTACCTGGCAACCAGAGCTTGTCACACACTTACTTGTTGCCTCTACTTTTATTGGTAGTGCTTATGTTTTTGCGGAAAATGGTCATGTGAATATGGACTATTTTTATACTTTTTTAAGTGAAAAAGGAGTTACGATTCTAAAAATTTCAACCTCCTTACTTTGTTTAATCTTTTTTTTAGTTTTACTTTATGTCTCTTACGAGATTGTTTCAGAAGCCTTTCTTAAAAATTATGACACAGGAACTGTTTGGGGTCCTCCACTGTGGATACCTTACTCATCAATGTTAATTGGAGCAATGCTTATGACTATGGCTTATGTCGGAGAGCTTTTGAAACTTGGTAGAAGACTGAAGGAGTTAAGTTAATGATTGAAAATATGGATCCATTAACATTAGGAGCCATTGTGGGGATATTTACTGTGATGATTTTATTCTCAGGAATTCCAATTGCTTTTGGCTTATGTGTTATTTCTTTAATTTTTTTAGTTGCAGCAGAAGGATTTCAAATT encodes:
- the dctP gene encoding TRAP transporter substrate-binding protein DctP — protein: MKKIIVLFSTAVFLFTSAGMSFAKTLKASHQWPGTKNAKTGKYDARHEMVQIIADEMKKANVGIDVRVYPAKSLYKPKEQWKPMTTGQLDISAFPLAYAAKFHPEFDITLMPGIVKNHKHALAINKSPFMDTIRKIMDDAGVIVLSDAWLAGGFVSKKNCITDPSTVKGQVFRAAGKAFNQMLEAAGAGIQGMPSSAIYNGLQTGVLDGANTSSGSFVSYRIYEQVKCATPPGKYGLWFMYEPILMSKQSFNSLNAKQQKALMKAGKKAEKFMTKSAAKLDSDMEKAYKSAGVKLAYMTKADHAAWVALAKKSSFAKFVEKVPTGQKLIDQALAVK
- a CDS encoding TRAP transporter small permease subunit; its protein translation is MIDKYLEITKKIATACGVFAAASIMLSIVIVTELVFERYIFGNAITWQPELVTHLLVASTFIGSAYVFAENGHVNMDYFYTFLSEKGVTILKISTSLLCLIFFLVLLYVSYEIVSEAFLKNYDTGTVWGPPLWIPYSSMLIGAMLMTMAYVGELLKLGRRLKELS